A window of the Egibacter rhizosphaerae genome harbors these coding sequences:
- a CDS encoding HD-GYP domain-containing protein, with protein sequence MYACSTDRLEPGMVVARPLLDERGEILLQTGTTLTVDYITRLRRRGITAVEVRDGLADDVPPVTLISGHLRTAATRNVARVFEAVSSMSRDLFGPNPPITGVQQALDRLGDRPLPLPPQGTEAVVRLYQDIELLIAELLDGVTVASLESLKTHHGDTFTHSVDVAVISLVLGHEARLPHAQLRELGLGALLHDLGKMYVDERVLAKPGPLTEDELNQVRQHPSMGFELVRRMPVFSLVPAHVAYQHHERQDGGGYPRGLEGNNRIDRQLQERIDSRRMLLMAEIAAVADVYSAVTSDRPHRRAYPPDQAIDLMEAHAGAQLNREVVELLTRNLPRYPIGHWVEVTAGAWSGWRGVVLAVPSYSLNQPVVRLLLDAAHEPVDDGVEVDLREDPHTRIACMTEEGLPDLAPDRQRLALR encoded by the coding sequence ATGTACGCGTGCAGCACGGACCGGCTCGAACCCGGGATGGTCGTCGCCCGCCCACTGCTCGACGAGCGTGGGGAGATCCTGCTGCAGACGGGTACGACGCTGACCGTCGACTACATCACGCGACTGCGCCGTCGCGGGATCACCGCGGTCGAGGTCCGCGACGGACTGGCCGACGACGTGCCGCCGGTGACCCTGATCTCCGGTCACCTGCGCACCGCGGCCACCCGCAACGTCGCCCGGGTGTTCGAGGCCGTCTCGTCGATGAGCCGCGACCTCTTCGGGCCCAACCCCCCGATCACCGGGGTGCAGCAGGCACTCGATCGGTTGGGCGACCGGCCCCTGCCCTTGCCCCCGCAGGGCACCGAGGCGGTCGTGCGGCTCTACCAGGACATCGAGCTGCTCATCGCCGAACTCCTCGACGGCGTCACGGTCGCGAGCCTCGAGTCGCTGAAGACCCACCACGGGGACACCTTCACCCATTCGGTCGACGTCGCGGTCATCAGCCTCGTCCTCGGTCACGAGGCGCGACTGCCGCACGCGCAGCTGCGCGAGCTCGGTCTCGGCGCCCTGCTGCACGACCTCGGGAAGATGTACGTCGATGAACGGGTACTGGCCAAGCCGGGCCCGCTGACCGAGGACGAGCTGAACCAGGTGCGCCAGCATCCGTCCATGGGCTTCGAGCTCGTCCGCCGGATGCCGGTCTTCAGCCTCGTCCCCGCCCACGTCGCCTACCAGCACCACGAGCGCCAGGACGGCGGGGGCTACCCACGTGGCCTCGAAGGCAACAACCGGATCGACCGTCAGCTCCAGGAGCGCATCGATTCGCGTCGGATGCTGCTGATGGCCGAGATCGCGGCGGTGGCCGACGTCTACAGCGCGGTGACCAGTGATCGTCCGCACCGTCGCGCCTATCCCCCCGACCAGGCCATCGACCTGATGGAGGCGCACGCCGGGGCCCAGTTGAACCGCGAGGTGGTCGAGCTACTCACCCGGAACCTGCCACGCTACCCCATCGGCCACTGGGTGGAGGTCACCGCCGGGGCCTGGAGTGGCTGGCGGGGCGTGGTCCTCGCGGTCCCCAGTTACTCGCTGAACCAGCCGGTGGTGCGCCTCCTCCTCGACGCCGCGCACGAACCGGTCGATGACGGCGTCGAGGTCGATCTCCGCGAGGACCCCCACACCCGGATCGCGTGCATGACCGAGGAGGGGCTGCCCGACCTCGCACCCGACCGCCAGCGGCTCGCCCTACGCTGA
- a CDS encoding site-2 protease family protein, whose translation MRSSIHLATVRGIPIGMGWSLLIIFTLIVLGLSFGHFPLTHPDEPVGAYLAAGVVTGVLFFASVLAHELGHALLAQRKGVDVEGITLWLFGGVARFRSEPANARDELLIAGVGPLVSLGAAGAFGLLWGVLLTAGLDGLATSAVGWLALINAVLAVFNLAPAAPLDGGRILKAALWARHGERQVATRQAARAGRVFGFGLMGLGALWFVGFTDPGGLWLALIGWFVVTAARGEEQTSRLHGVRVRDVMTLDPVTAPDWLTVQAFLDDYVFANRCSTFPLKDWSGSLAGVVALSAVKRVPPDQRSGTRVRDIACPVDRVPVGHPDEELAAALPRMSSGCTDGRMIVKEEDEVIGIVSPSDVSRVMRLADLRGSTGQADPQPA comes from the coding sequence GTGCGCTCATCCATTCACCTGGCGACAGTGCGCGGCATTCCGATCGGGATGGGCTGGTCACTGCTCATCATTTTCACCCTGATCGTGCTGGGGCTCTCGTTCGGGCACTTCCCGCTGACGCACCCCGACGAGCCCGTCGGCGCGTATCTCGCCGCCGGGGTGGTCACCGGCGTCCTGTTCTTCGCCTCCGTCCTCGCCCACGAGCTGGGGCACGCGCTGCTCGCGCAACGCAAGGGCGTCGATGTCGAGGGCATCACCCTGTGGCTGTTCGGCGGGGTCGCACGGTTCCGTTCCGAGCCGGCCAATGCCCGGGACGAATTGCTCATCGCCGGTGTCGGACCGCTGGTGAGCCTCGGCGCAGCCGGCGCCTTCGGCCTGCTGTGGGGCGTACTCCTCACGGCGGGCCTCGACGGCCTCGCGACCAGCGCGGTCGGCTGGCTGGCCCTCATCAACGCCGTGCTGGCGGTCTTCAACCTCGCTCCCGCGGCCCCCCTGGACGGGGGGCGCATCCTCAAGGCTGCGCTGTGGGCCCGGCACGGCGAGCGCCAGGTCGCGACCCGCCAGGCCGCGCGTGCGGGTCGCGTCTTCGGGTTCGGGCTCATGGGGCTCGGCGCGCTGTGGTTCGTGGGGTTCACCGACCCCGGTGGCCTCTGGCTCGCCCTGATCGGCTGGTTCGTCGTCACGGCGGCCCGTGGCGAGGAGCAGACCTCACGGTTGCACGGCGTTCGCGTCCGCGACGTCATGACCCTGGACCCGGTGACCGCACCCGATTGGCTGACCGTGCAGGCCTTCCTCGACGACTACGTGTTCGCGAACCGGTGCTCGACCTTCCCGCTGAAGGACTGGAGCGGCTCGCTCGCGGGGGTCGTCGCGCTCTCCGCGGTGAAGCGGGTCCCCCCGGACCAGCGGTCGGGCACGCGGGTCCGCGACATCGCGTGCCCCGTCGACCGCGTGCCCGTCGGGCATCCGGACGAGGAGCTCGCGGCCGCGCTGCCGCGGATGTCGAGCGGCTGCACGGACGGGCGCATGATCGTCAAGGAGGAGGACGAGGTCATCGGGATCGTTTCCCCGAGTGACGTGTCCCGGGTGATGCGCCTGGCCGACCTGCGCGGATCCACCGGCCAGGCCGACCCACAACCGGCCTAG